A region of Anopheles merus strain MAF chromosome 2R, AmerM5.1, whole genome shotgun sequence DNA encodes the following proteins:
- the LOC121603740 gene encoding short coiled-coil protein homolog has translation MSLKSQDDIPLADDDLEVIINDDESSKYMCNGRSLDSIASSYTNGNSSPQQFLENESPDADEQEEKARLIAQVLELQNTLDDLSQRVDSVKEENLKLRSENQVLGQYIENLMSASSVFQSTTPNNVQNKKK, from the exons ATGTCACTCAAATCGCAGGACGACATTCCGCTGGCGGATGACGATTTAGAAG TCATCATCAACGATGACGAAAGCTCCAAGTACATGTGCAATGGGCGATCGCTCGACTCGATTGCCAGCTCGTACACGAACGGCAACTCCAGCCCGCAGCAGTTCCTGGAAAACGAAAGCCCCGACGCGGACGAGCAGGAGGAGAAGGCCCGTCTCATCGCCCAGGTGCTCGAGCTGCAGAACACGCTGGACGACCTGTCCCAGCGGGTGGACAGCGTGAAGGAGGAGAATCTCAAGCTGCGCTCCGAGAACCAGGTGCTCGGCCAGTACATCGAGAATCTGATGTCCGCCTCGTCGGTGTTCCAGTCGACCACGCCGAACAATGTgcagaacaagaagaagtaa
- the LOC121589230 gene encoding cysteine-rich hydrophobic domain-containing protein 2: protein MMADFDAIYEEQELSEENLEEAHVQMVPDPIVIRGAGNMTVFGLSNRFNVQFPAGLVSRVAPEEFKATVLRINAVLKKTLPVNVKWLFCGCVCCCCTLGCSLWPVICLSKRTQHTLNKLLEWENSHLYHKLGLHWRLSKQQCDSNSMMEYVLLIEFIPKTPIYRPD from the exons ATGATGGCCGATTTTGACGCAATCTACGAGGAGCAGGAGCTGTCCGAGGAAAACCTGGAGGAGGCGCACGTGCAGATGGTTCCGGATCCGATTGTAATCCGCGGGGCTGGCAATATGACAGT GTTTGGCTTAAGCAATCGATTCAACGTGCAGTTTCCAGCCGGTCTGGTGTCGCGCGTTGCCCCGGAAGAGTTCAAAGCGACCGTGCTGCGGATCAACGCGGTGCTGAAAAAGACGCTCCCCGTCAACGTAAAGTGGCTGTTCTGTGGttgcgtttgctgctgctgcaccttaGGATGTTCTCTATGGCCTGTGATATGTTTAAGTAAGAGG ACGCAGCACACGCTAAACAAACTGCTCGAGTGGGAAAACAGTCACCTTTACCACAAGCTCGGATTGCACTGGCGCCTCAGCAAACAGCAGTGCGACTCCAACTCGATGATGGAGTACGTGCTGCTAATAGAATTCATACCGAAAACGCCAATCTATCGGCCGGACTAG